From a region of the Pseudomonadota bacterium genome:
- a CDS encoding Hsp20/alpha crystallin family protein: MGTLDQLRDGFGRTLYSLAEGWHQLRQRAVNALTHFNPQRARNGLETGTEQMVRNAPRWGLLAAEINEEEQQFTVRLEAPGLEPDDFDIQVIDDYLVVRGEKRIQNEQRQGRYHIMECAYGQFERALPLPGAVDEARTKANYRRGILTITLPKLQRSSSNRITINVES; the protein is encoded by the coding sequence ATGGGCACACTGGATCAGTTACGGGATGGTTTCGGACGGACACTCTACAGCCTGGCGGAGGGTTGGCATCAATTGCGCCAGCGCGCGGTCAACGCACTGACTCACTTCAACCCGCAACGCGCGCGCAATGGTCTCGAGACCGGCACCGAGCAGATGGTACGGAATGCGCCGCGCTGGGGATTGCTGGCGGCCGAGATCAATGAAGAGGAACAGCAATTTACCGTGCGCCTCGAGGCTCCGGGGCTGGAGCCCGACGACTTCGACATCCAGGTGATCGACGATTACCTGGTCGTGCGCGGCGAGAAGCGGATACAAAATGAACAGCGCCAGGGCCGCTACCACATCATGGAGTGCGCCTACGGCCAATTCGAACGCGCCCTGCCGTTGCCGGGGGCGGTCGATGAGGCACGAACCAAGGCCAACTACCGGCGCGGCATCCTCACCATCACCCTGCCCAAGCTGCAACGTAGCTCCAGCAACCGTATCACCATCAACGTGGAGTCTTAG
- a CDS encoding Lrp/AsnC family transcriptional regulator, which translates to MITAIVMLKVTRDRIPQVAEELADIKGISEVFSVSGRYDLVAIIRAESNDELADLVTGHLLKVEGITDSETLIAFKVYSRHDLDTMFSVGMEM; encoded by the coding sequence ATGATCACTGCTATCGTCATGCTGAAAGTCACTCGCGACCGCATTCCTCAGGTTGCCGAGGAGCTTGCTGACATCAAGGGGATATCCGAGGTCTTCTCTGTCAGCGGTCGTTACGACCTGGTGGCCATTATCCGTGCCGAGAGCAATGACGAATTGGCCGATCTGGTAACGGGGCATCTGCTGAAGGTGGAGGGCATCACCGACTCCGAGACGCTGATCGCCTTCAAGGTCTACTCGCGCCACGATCTCGATACCATGTTTTCCGTGGGGATGGAGATGTAG
- a CDS encoding CoB--CoM heterodisulfide reductase iron-sulfur subunit A family protein — protein sequence MSNVIATNQTILVVGGGISGISAALEAAECGKQVVLVEKGPSLGGRVSQLYKYFPKLCFPTCGIEINYRRLKGNRNVRVLTMTEVTKVNGAPGDYAVTLRTAPRYVTENCTACGDCAKALETEFDDEFNYGLGKRKGAYLPHTHAFPQRYVLDPRVVANGDGEKARAACKYDAIDLGMGEQTTDLKVGAVIWATGWRPYDAAKIQPYGYDRFANVITNVEFERLADPHGPTGGKLLRPSDGKEATNIAFIQCAGSRDRNHLRHCSRICCMASLKQTTYVSERGAEGAKSTIYYIDIRAIDRIDDFYRTVQEDPNVGFVKSKVANITEDKASGDLILHGVNTEGYQRYDTPHDLVVLAVGMEPSVHASQIPAADLRVNPDGFLEFEADGQAIYAAGCAGDALDVNRAVQNATASALRAIQVVNRVAATEGQ from the coding sequence ATGAGCAACGTGATCGCGACCAACCAAACCATATTGGTGGTGGGCGGTGGCATCAGCGGCATCTCCGCGGCCTTGGAAGCCGCCGAATGCGGCAAGCAGGTGGTGCTCGTGGAGAAAGGCCCATCGCTGGGCGGGCGCGTCAGCCAGCTCTACAAGTACTTCCCGAAGCTCTGCTTTCCCACCTGCGGCATCGAGATCAACTATCGCCGCCTGAAGGGCAACCGCAACGTGCGCGTGCTGACCATGACCGAGGTGACCAAGGTCAACGGCGCACCCGGCGACTACGCCGTCACCCTGCGTACTGCGCCGCGTTACGTCACCGAAAACTGCACCGCCTGCGGCGACTGCGCCAAAGCGTTGGAAACCGAGTTTGACGACGAGTTCAACTACGGCCTGGGCAAACGCAAGGGCGCCTACCTGCCCCATACCCACGCCTTTCCGCAGCGCTACGTACTCGATCCACGCGTTGTTGCCAATGGCGACGGCGAAAAGGCCAGGGCAGCCTGCAAGTACGACGCGATCGATCTGGGCATGGGCGAGCAGACCACCGACCTGAAGGTGGGTGCGGTGATCTGGGCGACCGGCTGGCGTCCTTACGATGCCGCCAAGATTCAGCCTTACGGCTACGACCGCTTCGCCAACGTGATCACCAACGTCGAGTTCGAGCGGCTGGCCGATCCCCACGGCCCTACCGGCGGCAAGCTGCTGCGCCCCTCCGACGGCAAGGAGGCGACCAATATCGCCTTCATCCAGTGCGCCGGATCGCGCGATCGCAACCATCTGCGCCACTGCTCGCGCATCTGCTGCATGGCGAGTCTGAAGCAGACCACCTATGTCAGCGAGCGCGGCGCCGAAGGTGCCAAATCCACGATCTACTACATTGATATCCGCGCCATCGATCGCATTGACGACTTCTACCGCACCGTGCAGGAAGACCCCAACGTCGGCTTCGTTAAATCCAAGGTGGCCAACATCACCGAGGACAAAGCGAGCGGCGATCTGATCCTGCACGGCGTCAACACCGAAGGCTATCAGCGCTACGACACCCCGCACGATCTGGTGGTGCTCGCCGTGGGCATGGAGCCGAGCGTACACGCCAGTCAGATCCCGGCTGCCGATCTGCGTGTCAATCCCGATGGATTCCTGGAATTCGAGGCCGATGGCCAGGCGATCTACGCCGCCGGCTGCGCCGGCGATGCGCTGGACGTGAACCGCGCGGTGCAGAACGCCACCGCCAGCGCGTTGCGTGCCATCCAGGTTGTCAACCGCGTCGCCGCGACGGAGGGTCAGTAA
- a CDS encoding FAD-dependent oxidoreductase → MSEKKIGAYICSGCGIGDRLDTKQLATIAEREGKAAFAKQHEFLCSAEGVKLIQDDIDAGEVTHLMLGACSRRVKTEAFNFDGVAMVRANLREGVIWVRPDDPEAAETTQDMANDYIRMACAEAKFTKVPEANTKVGGNKRILVVGGGATGLTAAIEAANAGYEVAIVEKTGSLGGKAARLWRDIPQRAPYDGPADSGIAELIAAVAAHAKIAIFLNSTLTRTNGAPGCFEAQITTESGGSQTELFGAIVMASGYEPYDANQLPELGFGASANVIDQLALEDLARAADGAPIARPSDGKPVKSVVFVQCAGQRSDKEGHLPYCSGHCCSTSIKQAMYFKDANPEIDTTILYTDLRTPGSGGEDFYRAGQDRGITFSKGVVSAVQPEDDGLAVEFQDLILNEPGRIDADLVVLATGQVPNSGVDIEAQIQAAALADNAEEAEVPEVEIKPADSILNLTYRQGPDLPQLKHGFSDSHFICFPYESRRTGIYPAGPVRRPMDLAQAREDGTGAALKAIQAVENAALGRAAHPRSGDLSFPSFRKEGCTQCKRCTVECPFGAIDEDEKRYPVFNEARCRRCGTCMGACPVRVISFENYSVETVGQQLKAVEIPDEFEEKPRVLILACENDAYPALDMAGVTRQSYSQYVRVIPVRCLGSVNTIWVTDALNSGYDGVLLMGCKKGDNYQCHFVKGSELASYRMGKIDDTLQTLNLEKERVMTHEVSITDIQRIPEIINDYMGVIDKIGLSPFKF, encoded by the coding sequence ATGTCCGAGAAAAAGATCGGCGCCTACATCTGCAGCGGTTGCGGCATCGGCGACCGCCTCGACACCAAACAACTGGCCACCATCGCCGAGCGCGAGGGCAAGGCGGCTTTCGCCAAACAGCACGAGTTCCTCTGTTCTGCCGAGGGTGTAAAGCTGATCCAGGACGATATCGATGCCGGCGAGGTGACTCACTTGATGCTCGGCGCCTGCTCGCGCCGCGTCAAAACCGAAGCTTTCAATTTCGACGGTGTCGCCATGGTGCGTGCCAATCTGCGCGAAGGCGTCATCTGGGTGCGCCCCGACGATCCCGAGGCGGCGGAAACGACGCAGGACATGGCGAACGACTATATCCGCATGGCCTGCGCCGAGGCCAAGTTCACCAAGGTGCCGGAAGCCAACACCAAGGTGGGCGGCAACAAGCGCATCCTGGTGGTGGGTGGCGGCGCCACCGGCCTCACCGCAGCCATCGAGGCGGCCAATGCCGGCTACGAGGTGGCGATCGTCGAGAAGACCGGTAGCCTGGGCGGCAAGGCCGCCCGCCTGTGGCGCGACATCCCGCAGCGCGCGCCCTACGACGGCCCCGCCGATTCCGGTATCGCCGAACTGATCGCGGCTGTCGCGGCGCACGCCAAAATAGCCATCTTCCTTAACAGCACGCTGACCCGGACCAACGGCGCACCGGGCTGTTTCGAGGCCCAGATCACCACCGAAAGCGGAGGCAGCCAGACCGAGCTGTTCGGCGCCATTGTGATGGCTTCGGGTTACGAACCGTACGACGCCAACCAGCTTCCGGAGCTGGGTTTCGGCGCCAGCGCCAACGTGATCGACCAGCTGGCGCTGGAGGATCTGGCGCGCGCGGCCGACGGCGCGCCCATCGCCCGACCCTCGGACGGCAAGCCGGTAAAGAGCGTGGTCTTCGTCCAGTGCGCCGGGCAACGCAGCGACAAGGAGGGCCACCTGCCCTACTGTTCCGGCCACTGCTGCTCGACCAGCATCAAGCAGGCGATGTACTTCAAGGATGCCAATCCCGAGATCGATACCACCATCCTCTACACCGACCTGCGCACCCCAGGGTCCGGCGGTGAGGATTTCTACCGTGCCGGCCAGGACCGCGGCATCACCTTCAGCAAAGGCGTGGTGAGCGCCGTACAACCCGAGGACGACGGCCTGGCGGTGGAGTTTCAGGATCTGATCCTCAACGAACCCGGCCGCATCGACGCCGATCTGGTGGTGCTCGCTACCGGCCAGGTGCCCAACTCCGGCGTCGACATCGAGGCCCAGATCCAGGCCGCAGCCCTCGCGGATAATGCCGAAGAGGCAGAGGTGCCGGAGGTGGAGATCAAGCCCGCCGACTCCATTCTCAACCTCACCTATCGCCAGGGGCCCGATCTGCCCCAGCTCAAGCACGGTTTCAGCGACTCGCACTTCATCTGCTTTCCCTACGAGTCGCGCCGCACCGGCATCTACCCCGCCGGCCCGGTACGCCGGCCCATGGACCTGGCGCAGGCCCGTGAGGACGGCACCGGCGCCGCACTGAAAGCCATCCAGGCGGTGGAGAACGCCGCCCTGGGCCGCGCCGCCCATCCACGCTCGGGCGACCTCAGCTTCCCCAGCTTCCGCAAGGAAGGCTGCACCCAGTGCAAACGCTGCACCGTGGAGTGTCCCTTTGGCGCCATCGACGAGGACGAGAAGCGCTACCCGGTCTTCAATGAGGCGCGCTGCCGGCGCTGTGGCACCTGCATGGGCGCCTGCCCGGTGCGCGTCATCTCCTTCGAGAACTACTCGGTCGAGACCGTCGGTCAGCAACTCAAAGCGGTGGAGATCCCCGACGAGTTCGAGGAGAAGCCGCGGGTACTGATCCTGGCCTGCGAGAACGACGCCTACCCGGCGCTGGACATGGCCGGTGTCACGCGTCAGTCCTACAGCCAGTACGTGCGGGTCATCCCGGTGCGCTGCCTGGGTTCGGTCAACACCATCTGGGTGACGGATGCGCTCAACTCCGGCTACGACGGTGTGCTGCTGATGGGCTGCAAGAAGGGCGACAACTACCAGTGCCACTTCGTCAAGGGCTCGGAACTTGCCTCCTATCGCATGGGCAAGATCGACGACACGCTGCAGACGCTGAATCTGGAGAAGGAGCGGGTGATGACCCACGAAGTGAGCATCACCGACATCCAGCGCATTCCCGAGATCATCAACGACTATATGGGCGTGATCGACAAGATCGGCCTCAGTCCTTTCAAATTTTAG
- a CDS encoding DegQ family serine endoprotease codes for MKRLAALTLSALLVIGPGAAHAALPFAVNGEELPSLAPMLEKVTPAVVNIATRSRVIVEDNPLLQDPFFRRFFDLPPNQPRERRTRSAGSGVIIDARRGYLLTNHHVIAKAEEIAVTLRDGRAFDAKLVGSDPEADVAVIQIEAENLTAVALADSDQLQVGDFVVAIGNPFGLGQTVTSGIVSALGRTGLGIEGYEDFIQTDASINPGNSGGALVNLRGELVGINTAIIGPAGGNVGIGFAIPSNMAREITEQLVEHGEVRRGLLGVGVQDLTPELARAFDIKQHRGAVVANIVEGSAADKAGLKTGDIILTVGGRKVRSASDLRNAVGLVRIGEKLEMGILREGRRMTLTAVIAPPKVDKVEGERIHPRLTGATLGSVTGADPEGVSILEVVRGSAAQQAGLRKGDLILSANRRPVSDLDDLRRVVAPDQPLLMNLQRGNSGFFVLLQ; via the coding sequence ATGAAAAGACTGGCTGCATTGACCCTGAGCGCGCTGCTGGTCATCGGGCCCGGTGCCGCGCACGCCGCGCTACCCTTTGCCGTCAACGGCGAGGAACTGCCGAGCCTTGCACCCATGCTTGAAAAGGTGACTCCGGCCGTGGTCAACATCGCCACTCGTAGCCGCGTCATCGTCGAGGACAATCCCCTGCTGCAGGATCCGTTCTTCCGCCGCTTCTTCGATCTGCCGCCCAATCAACCACGCGAGCGTCGCACCCGGAGCGCGGGATCCGGCGTCATCATCGACGCCAGGCGCGGTTACCTGCTGACCAACCATCATGTGATCGCCAAAGCGGAAGAGATCGCGGTAACCCTGCGCGACGGGCGCGCCTTCGACGCCAAGCTGGTCGGTTCCGATCCGGAGGCGGATGTCGCCGTCATCCAGATCGAGGCGGAGAATCTGACAGCCGTTGCGTTGGCAGATTCCGACCAGCTGCAGGTGGGAGATTTCGTCGTCGCCATCGGCAATCCCTTTGGTCTCGGACAGACCGTCACTTCGGGTATCGTCTCGGCGTTGGGCCGTACTGGTCTCGGCATCGAGGGTTACGAGGACTTCATTCAAACCGATGCCTCCATCAACCCCGGCAATTCGGGCGGCGCACTGGTCAATCTGCGCGGTGAGCTGGTGGGAATCAATACCGCCATCATCGGACCGGCGGGCGGAAACGTGGGTATCGGCTTCGCCATCCCCAGCAACATGGCCCGCGAGATTACCGAGCAGCTGGTGGAGCACGGCGAAGTACGCCGCGGTCTGTTGGGCGTCGGAGTACAGGATCTCACCCCCGAACTGGCCCGCGCCTTCGATATCAAACAGCATCGCGGCGCCGTGGTCGCGAATATCGTTGAGGGTTCAGCGGCCGACAAAGCGGGGCTGAAGACCGGTGACATTATCCTCACTGTCGGCGGACGTAAGGTGCGCAGTGCATCCGACCTGCGTAACGCAGTCGGTCTGGTGCGCATCGGGGAGAAGCTGGAGATGGGTATTCTGCGCGAGGGCCGCCGCATGACACTGACCGCGGTAATCGCGCCGCCCAAGGTCGACAAAGTGGAGGGCGAGCGTATCCATCCACGACTGACGGGTGCCACCCTCGGCAGCGTAACCGGCGCCGATCCCGAGGGGGTCAGTATCCTGGAAGTGGTACGCGGCAGCGCCGCACAACAGGCCGGGTTACGCAAGGGCGACCTTATTCTCTCGGCCAACCGGCGACCGGTGAGCGATCTCGATGATCTGCGGCGCGTGGTGGCTCCCGATCAACCGCTGCTGATGAATCTGCAACGCGGTAACAGTGGATTCTTTGTCCTGCTGCAGTAA
- a CDS encoding Hsp20/alpha crystallin family protein: MALLRYDPWSLINQVQEINRLFDNRTASPRDEDSGHVVASDWVPAVDIKEEQNRYVILADVPGVDPASIEITMENGVLTLRGERKLESEEERAGYRRVERVRGSFYRRFTLPDSVDPEGITARGDNGVLEIVIPKHEKLQPRRIQVNG; this comes from the coding sequence ATGGCACTACTACGCTACGACCCTTGGAGCCTGATCAATCAGGTGCAAGAGATCAATCGACTGTTTGACAACCGCACGGCCTCACCCCGCGACGAGGACTCCGGCCACGTAGTGGCCAGCGATTGGGTACCCGCCGTGGACATCAAAGAGGAACAGAATCGCTACGTGATCCTCGCCGACGTTCCGGGCGTTGATCCGGCATCGATCGAGATCACCATGGAAAACGGCGTTCTCACCCTGCGCGGTGAACGGAAGCTGGAATCGGAGGAGGAGCGCGCGGGTTATCGTCGCGTCGAGCGCGTGCGCGGCAGTTTTTACCGCCGCTTCACGCTGCCTGACTCGGTGGATCCCGAAGGCATCACGGCCCGTGGCGACAACGGTGTGCTGGAGATCGTGATCCCCAAGCACGAAAAGCTCCAGCCACGCCGTATTCAGGTGAATGGCTGA
- a CDS encoding CbbQ/NirQ/NorQ/GpvN family protein: METLRSEPYYEPQQDEVALFEAGYRSGLPVLLKGPTGCGKTRFVEHMAWRLARPLITVACHDDLTAGDLIGRFLIRGGETLWTDGPLTRAVRAGAICYLDEVVEARKDTTVVIHPLADDRRRLPIDKLGEVLEAPPEFCLVVSYNPGYQSVLKDLKQSTRQRFLALEFDYPQPELEARIVGQESGVDPQTAQRLVRFAHMTRNLKGSGLEEGASTRLLVHAARLIAAGIAPERACRAAIAQALTDDQEVLAAVNEFCGAVF; the protein is encoded by the coding sequence ATGGAAACACTACGTAGCGAACCTTATTACGAACCGCAACAGGATGAGGTTGCCCTCTTCGAGGCCGGTTACCGCAGTGGGTTGCCGGTGCTGCTCAAGGGGCCGACCGGTTGCGGCAAGACGCGGTTCGTGGAACATATGGCGTGGCGCCTGGCGCGGCCGCTGATCACTGTGGCCTGCCACGACGATCTCACCGCGGGGGATCTGATCGGGCGTTTCCTGATTCGCGGCGGTGAGACGCTATGGACCGATGGACCACTCACCCGCGCGGTACGCGCCGGGGCGATCTGCTATCTCGACGAGGTTGTCGAGGCGCGCAAAGACACCACGGTGGTGATCCATCCGTTGGCGGATGACCGCCGCCGCCTGCCCATCGACAAGCTGGGTGAGGTGCTGGAGGCACCTCCCGAGTTCTGTCTGGTGGTCTCCTACAATCCCGGTTACCAGAGTGTGCTCAAGGATCTCAAGCAGAGCACCCGCCAACGCTTTCTTGCCCTGGAGTTTGATTATCCGCAGCCCGAGCTGGAGGCGCGCATTGTCGGTCAGGAGAGCGGTGTCGATCCGCAGACCGCGCAGCGCCTGGTGCGCTTCGCCCACATGACGCGCAATCTCAAAGGAAGCGGCCTGGAGGAGGGCGCCAGTACCCGGCTGCTGGTGCACGCCGCCCGACTCATTGCGGCGGGCATCGCTCCGGAGCGTGCCTGTCGCGCCGCTATCGCGCAGGCATTGACCGACGATCAGGAGGTGCTGGCAGCCGTCAACGAATTCTGCGGCGCCGTTTTCTAG
- a CDS encoding NrdJb: MTTKIDKKIVDYGVAKDEPKEDLDFDAVEAEQPSNVIHMHEKLERPEMLVGSTYKIKTPLTEHALYVTINDVILNEGTEHELRRPFEIFINSKNMDHFQWIVALTRIISAVFRKGGDVTFLVEELKAVFDPRGGYFKKGGKFMPSLVAEIGDAIETHLKFIGLLKDEELSEHQKKLIADKRAQYESRKQDASKEATAESPYPAEARLCGKCGEQAVIRMDNCDTCLACSDSKCG, from the coding sequence ATGACCACCAAGATTGATAAAAAGATTGTCGATTACGGCGTCGCCAAGGACGAACCGAAAGAAGATCTGGATTTCGATGCCGTTGAAGCCGAGCAACCCTCCAACGTCATACATATGCACGAGAAGCTGGAACGGCCCGAGATGCTGGTCGGTTCCACCTACAAGATCAAGACCCCGCTCACCGAGCATGCGCTCTACGTGACCATCAACGATGTCATCCTCAACGAAGGCACCGAACACGAGCTGCGGCGCCCCTTCGAGATCTTCATCAACTCGAAGAACATGGATCACTTCCAGTGGATTGTTGCGCTCACCCGTATCATCTCGGCGGTGTTTCGCAAAGGCGGCGATGTCACTTTCCTGGTCGAAGAGCTCAAAGCGGTGTTCGATCCACGCGGCGGTTACTTCAAAAAGGGCGGCAAGTTCATGCCTTCGCTGGTGGCGGAGATCGGCGATGCCATCGAAACCCATCTCAAGTTCATCGGCTTGCTGAAAGACGAAGAGCTGAGTGAGCATCAGAAAAAGCTGATCGCCGACAAGCGTGCGCAGTACGAGTCGAGAAAGCAGGATGCATCCAAGGAGGCAACTGCTGAATCACCGTACCCGGCAGAGGCGCGCCTGTGTGGCAAGTGCGGCGAACAAGCAGTCATACGCATGGACAACTGCGATACCTGCCTGGCCTGCTCGGATTCCAAGTGCGGTTGA
- a CDS encoding ligand-binding protein SH3 produces the protein MSGFIPGFPHDGCITVNRVVLKPGFAIEDLEERVAYLCENVKTYHSDTGFVGGFVCVNSGNISNEGSTIGKPVASPLKDREALIITFWRSFAEHEQSHRSSTFQPLFQKVLELCENGNEEIAYDMLWSGKAYDEKEAAAARLSKEKLRPTAH, from the coding sequence ATGAGCGGATTCATACCAGGATTCCCCCACGACGGCTGCATCACTGTCAACCGCGTCGTTCTCAAGCCCGGCTTCGCCATCGAGGACCTCGAAGAGCGGGTGGCCTACCTGTGCGAAAACGTCAAGACCTATCACTCCGACACCGGTTTCGTCGGCGGTTTCGTCTGCGTCAACAGCGGCAATATCTCCAACGAAGGCAGCACCATCGGGAAGCCGGTGGCGAGCCCCCTGAAAGACCGCGAGGCACTGATCATCACCTTCTGGCGCTCCTTTGCCGAGCACGAGCAATCCCACCGCAGCAGCACCTTCCAACCACTGTTTCAGAAGGTACTGGAGCTGTGCGAGAACGGCAATGAGGAGATCGCCTACGACATGCTCTGGTCGGGCAAGGCGTACGATGAGAAAGAGGCTGCGGCTGCACGACTGTCCAAAGAAAAGCTGCGTCCGACGGCGCATTGA
- a CDS encoding adenosylcobalamin-dependent ribonucleoside-diphosphate reductase, which produces MTPAQLKVVKKSVSEIPLQPASLDIWDKKYRLKSKQGVAIDQTIDETYQRVARALADVEETPELREKWNQRFVWALRHGAIPAGRITSNAGAWEHKPATSTINCTVSGTIHDSMDDILGKVHEAGLTLKAGCGIGYEFSTLRPRGAYVSGAGAYTSGPLSFMDIYDKMCFTVSSAGGRRGAQMATFDVGHPDIMEFVRAKREDGRLRQFNLSLLITAEFMEAVKNDAQWPLAFPLAEDEVIADGIDLHDPQQVVWRESPVQGRYVTNESGQVACRVYKTIRAQRLWDVIMASTYDYAEPGFILIDKVNEMNNNWFCENIRSTNPCGEQPLPPYGSCLLGSVNLTKFVREPFTDKASFDWEQYDEVVAVFTRMLDNVVEINGLPLDKQREEIMTKRRHGMGYLGLGSTLTMLGMKYGAPESLEFTERVTREMALSGWKVALELAEEKGPAPILEQMFTVTAEMLRRRPEMADDGYRIGDQVPGKVLHAKYSRYMQQVAEVDPQLVRRLAEVGARFTHHSSIAPTGTISLSLANNASNGIEPSFAHQYSRNIIREGRKTKEKVDVLSFELLAYREMINRKANPNSDKADEQLPDYFVAAEDITPKAHVDVQAAAQKWIDSSISKTANVPTDYPYDEFKSIYLYAYAKGLKGCTTFRFNPEAFQGVLVKDKDLEGTTYRFTLEDGTTVELKGNEEVEYDGEMHTAANLYDALKEGYYGKF; this is translated from the coding sequence ATGACACCCGCGCAGCTTAAAGTTGTGAAGAAATCTGTTTCCGAAATTCCCCTGCAGCCCGCCTCCCTGGATATCTGGGACAAAAAATACCGCCTGAAAAGCAAGCAGGGGGTGGCCATCGATCAGACCATCGATGAGACTTACCAGCGTGTCGCCCGCGCCCTGGCCGATGTCGAGGAGACGCCCGAGCTGCGCGAGAAATGGAACCAGCGCTTCGTCTGGGCGTTGCGCCACGGCGCCATCCCGGCCGGCCGTATCACCTCCAATGCCGGGGCGTGGGAGCATAAGCCCGCTACTTCCACCATCAACTGCACGGTCTCCGGCACCATCCACGACTCCATGGACGACATCCTTGGCAAGGTGCACGAGGCGGGTCTGACGCTGAAGGCCGGGTGCGGCATCGGCTACGAGTTCTCCACCCTGCGCCCGCGCGGCGCCTATGTCTCGGGGGCCGGCGCCTACACCTCGGGACCGCTGTCGTTCATGGATATCTACGACAAGATGTGTTTTACGGTCTCTTCGGCCGGGGGGCGGCGCGGTGCGCAGATGGCCACCTTCGATGTCGGTCACCCCGACATCATGGAGTTCGTCCGCGCCAAGCGCGAGGATGGCCGGCTGCGCCAGTTCAACCTCTCACTGCTGATCACCGCTGAATTCATGGAGGCGGTGAAAAACGATGCCCAATGGCCGCTGGCATTCCCGCTGGCGGAGGATGAAGTGATCGCCGACGGCATCGACCTCCACGACCCGCAGCAGGTGGTGTGGCGCGAATCACCGGTCCAGGGGCGCTACGTCACCAACGAATCGGGTCAGGTGGCGTGTCGCGTCTACAAGACCATCCGCGCCCAGCGGCTGTGGGATGTGATCATGGCCTCGACGTATGACTACGCTGAACCCGGATTCATCCTGATCGACAAGGTCAACGAGATGAACAACAACTGGTTCTGCGAAAACATCCGCTCAACGAATCCCTGTGGTGAGCAGCCTCTCCCACCCTACGGTTCCTGCCTGCTCGGTTCGGTCAATCTCACCAAATTCGTGCGTGAGCCATTTACCGATAAGGCGTCGTTCGACTGGGAGCAGTATGACGAGGTGGTCGCGGTGTTCACGCGCATGCTCGATAACGTGGTCGAGATCAATGGTCTGCCGCTCGACAAGCAGCGCGAGGAGATCATGACCAAGCGCCGTCACGGCATGGGTTATCTGGGTTTGGGTTCCACGCTGACCATGCTGGGCATGAAGTACGGAGCGCCCGAGTCGCTGGAGTTCACCGAACGGGTCACTCGTGAGATGGCGCTGAGCGGTTGGAAGGTGGCGTTGGAGCTGGCCGAGGAGAAGGGGCCGGCACCGATACTGGAACAGATGTTCACCGTTACCGCGGAGATGCTGCGCCGGCGTCCCGAAATGGCCGACGATGGCTACAGGATCGGTGACCAGGTGCCGGGTAAGGTGCTGCACGCGAAATACAGTCGCTACATGCAGCAGGTCGCCGAAGTCGACCCGCAACTGGTGCGGCGCCTGGCCGAAGTCGGGGCGCGGTTTACCCATCACAGCTCAATTGCGCCGACCGGCACCATCTCGCTGTCGCTGGCCAACAATGCCAGCAACGGCATCGAGCCGAGCTTCGCCCACCAGTATTCGCGCAACATCATTCGTGAAGGGCGCAAGACCAAGGAGAAGGTCGATGTCCTCTCCTTTGAGTTGCTGGCCTATCGTGAAATGATCAATCGCAAGGCCAATCCCAACAGCGACAAGGCCGACGAGCAGTTACCCGATTACTTCGTCGCCGCCGAAGACATCACCCCCAAAGCGCACGTCGATGTACAGGCCGCTGCGCAGAAGTGGATCGACTCGTCTATTTCCAAGACCGCCAACGTGCCCACCGATTACCCCTATGATGAGTTCAAAAGCATCTATCTTTATGCCTACGCAAAGGGATTGAAAGGTTGCACCACCTTCCGCTTCAACCCCGAAGCGTTCCAGGGCGTGCTGGTCAAGGACAAGGATCTTGAGGGCACTACCTACCGGTTTACGTTGGAAGATGGCACAACCGTGGAGTTGAAGGGCAATGAGGAAGTGGAATACGACGGCGAGATGCATACCGCCGCCAATCTTTACGATGCCCTCAAAGAAGGGTACTACGGAAAATTCTAA